The window ACCCACTGCCTCTTGCCAATTGTGCGCCTAACCTATcaggcagcaacaacacccatcACCGGGAAAAGAGAAATGTGGGGCAAAACTGCCAGCTTGGGAAGCCACACctcgctgttgctgctcatTCACCATCAGTCCCAACGCAAGAGAGACGACAGGAGGCATAAACCGAGAAATTAAACGACAGCTTCAACGACGAAAGACTTGCATATCGCGCGAATTATTCGACGAGACATAATTATCAAGAAACATGCTCTTCTTCAGGTATGCATTTGCCCCTCTTGGCTTTCAGGCAGCGACGTTCTGGGGTGTGTTTTCATGAAATTTGGGGAGGGAAGTGAAGTGTGAATggcgggaagggagggggggaaatcACAACACCGCATCGAAACTCTCATCCATCAAGAGAGTCACCATCATGACCCAGACAAATGCAGCAATAAGGCATCACAAACACAGGCCCTCCCCTCATTCCcgaccaccacaccatcctcatcccatACCCGATTACCCGAATGCTAACATTTGCCTGAAAAGCTTCTTCAAAACCCTCATCGACCACGAGGTGACCGTCGAGCTCAAAAACGACATCCGCATCCGCGGCGTCCTCAAGAGTGTCGACCAATACCTCAACATCAAGCTCGACAACATccaggtggtggatgagctCAAGTATCCTCACTTGGTACGACGCCCGTCATGCCGGTTATCTCTTGCAATGGAGAGTCAGCTGACAAAGGAGATGTAGAGCGCTGTCAAAAATGTCTTTATCAGAGGCTCGGTCGTGAGATATGTCCATCTGCCTTCTCAGTCGGTGGATATTGACTTGCTGGAGGATGCTACGAGGAGAGGTATGCTACATCTTGCCCAAGCTTCTGCCTGATGATAAGGGTGCTGATgatcgaaaaaaaaaacagaggCGGCAAACCAAGCTGTGAAGGCGAAGTGAGGAGACTGCTAGAGACGGCGCGGGGAGGTGAAACGAAGAAGGAGGTAGAAAAGCCAAGCTACTCGTGGCATAAGAAGTATGGCACTAACAGCCATGACGAAAGGGGAGGTGCGCAAAAGACAACTGGTGTATTTGTTGTCCTTGCATCTCAGAGAGGTTTTGGATCTTATGCgcgggaagaggaggagaggtggaaaTTGCCCAGGCTATTATTATTATTGCAAATGGGTCAAGAGTATCTTGGTGGTAAAAACATTGATACCGAGAGGAGGATAAAGGGTCATGCAGAATGTGGAATAAAATAAGTGCGTTTAATTCCCCATAACTTTGAAGCGTGTGTGTATCTTCGCAACCTTTGCATGTCATTCCCCATTGTcacctcttcaacaagacCAGCACTGTGCGCCCATGTTTGCTTTACCCATTCATCGACAATCGTGCTCTCAATTGTGAAGTTACTATTGTCTTCCCCTCACTACAAAGCCAAATCCGAGACTTTCGATCGCATGAGGTTGAGTCATGTGTGGGGTCAAGAAAGACTTGCATATTAGCCGCTTATCCACCAACTTATTTCAACACATCAACAGGGAGCTTGGCTCAGTTGGAAGAGCGCAGGTCTCATACGATTACAAGTATGATCTGGCTGTCTTAACACCAGAGTTATCCTGAGGTCGTGAGTTCGAGCCTCACAGTTCCcatcttcttttgctttttgagCCTGCTCCCCCACCGGCTTGGCCTTCTTTTTACTTAACACTATTTTATTCCATCGTAAGTCCTCATATTTTGTTTCAACTGTTACATAATGCTATGACTAAACTACGCTGGACTCTTCACCCATCCCCTATATCCCGACCTCTTCATATCCCAATCAAAACAATCACCaatacaccaccccctcctcctcctcctcctcctcctcctcctcctctctcccatctacaccctccttcacctccagCCGTCCgcccttcaacctccccctctccacaaTCCACCGATCAATCCACCCCTTCATCCGTTTCCTGCTCTGTTCGCTCCCCACATTCACTGTcggcaccaccctcccgaTCCTCAAACCCATCACAAAAATCGCCAACTCCCTAAAGCTAGAATGCTCGCTATACGGCACCCCCAATAACACTCCCTCTTTGGTGCTTCCCCTCATGGGTATCAAATCCGCCTTGCGAAACCTACTCCTCCACGCCTTTCCATACAAGAGCTGTTCCATCGGTACGCTACCCGGGGCCATATCCGCCTTGATGTTTAGGCTCTTCAAACTCGGGGGGCGGTAGTTCCACCCCGAGGGCTTGAACCCTACAATCCGGGAGAATCCAAACCGGCGATTTTCCTCGAGGTAAGAGATGAGATTCTCCTTGTTGAGGTCAGACAGCGAGGCGAGATGGACTTGCGCctcttgggggttgggagtaaggagggagatgagctCTGGGTCGTCGAGTTGGTTCACGATTTTGAGTTTGTAAGGCGAGGCGTAGATTTTGGATTCGAGAGCGAGGGCGATGCCGACGCAGATGCGCTCTTTGCCTATGGAGTAGGTGCCGCaaaggatgaggaggcggtttctctgggagggttgggggttgccTGAGAGGGCGGTGAATGCGTTCAGGGGGGCAGTGGGAGTAGGTGGTTtagaaggtggtggtggggggtcatttgtggtggtggtgaagaactTGCTGACTGAGGTGGATGGAGTGCCGCCTTCTCGgcgacggaggagggagtcCCATTCTttgtcgtcgttggagatgagggcttggttgaggagggacgACATCTCTGCGCAGGTGGCGATGACGTCTTTTTGCGGAGGGAAGGAGTATTTTGGGTTGAGATAGGTGGTGTCTAGATAACAGACGTCAATTTTCTGGTGCTTTGTCTTGCCTGTTACGGCGTCAATTGTCTCTGGGCGGAGGTGAGGGTGCTCAAGGTGAGCTTGACAGGCTCGGAAATCCCCACAGTGCAAGATCCGATGTGTCTTGCCTCCTCCCATGGCCTTCTCAAACAAGAATAGAGAGCTACCGGGGCAATGGTTGGCGGGGATCATTGTTACTGTGACCCCCTTTGTGTGCGGGACTGGAACGGTTTTGTCAAACTCAAGCTCAACGACATATTTAGCCGCTGTCTTTAGCTGTGTCTTGACGAGTGACCCCGTTACTTTGCTGCAATAAATCGGGCCGTGAGTCCAGTTCGCCGTGAGGCCAATGTAGTGATCACTGTGAAAGTGACTGAGAAAGTAGGCCTTGCAGCCCTCCACAGCACCATACCTGAAGGCATCAACACAAATCGAGAACCCAGGCATAATCTTGTAAAACGGACAAGTCCGCTTATACGCCGGCATTCCTCTCGAGGCGTTCTCTGCCGCAGCAGCCGCTGCCCAAGCGGTATCCTCAGCATGTCCAGACATGAGCTTAGCAAATGCTGAGCCCGAGCTGCCAGCTGAAGTCTTCTCACCGAAACTGATAGGATTCGCCTGTCCTGGTCTAGGCACAGCCGCTTTCGCAAACCTCTTTCCCACCTCAGCACCATCGATCTCTTTATTCTCTTCGAGTGCCGCTGGTGGCTTGGGCTGCGGTAGCGGCGTCGG is drawn from Podospora pseudocomata strain CBS 415.72m chromosome 1 map unlocalized CBS415.72m_1, whole genome shotgun sequence and contains these coding sequences:
- the pso2 gene encoding DNA cross-link repair protein PSO2/SNM1 (COG:L; BUSCO:EOG09261HQU; EggNog:ENOG503NUC7), producing MAPARISKAKPKTAATPKPKLKQKTITPNKPPGARMKVQPVTKAPKVKTKPNASILSYFKKTEDEDLFMGGVEGEVGEGGEVDEEDMYGADDYVKRPVEEEGEGERYNENGGSVKKRRLSFGLHEGGEESRAVSVDAESTTVKKEQNEPRKPPAKKKVPNPFLDDSSSDEDGDENETSNDDDSTTPSRVRPTLASADPAENVCETTTGDRLTNGTRITDRDDEDQDQEVKGKVPLLRHETSGANLTSNEGPAEEEPIDELGEEEFDEDITGEELQAMRDMEEQAMLEGYEEFGMDRRTDEEMMEACPICGGSLAGASEQVASEHVNACLDGNPTPLPQPKPPAALEENKEIDGAEVGKRFAKAAVPRPGQANPISFGEKTSAGSSGSAFAKLMSGHAEDTAWAAAAAAENASRGMPAYKRTCPFYKIMPGFSICVDAFRYGAVEGCKAYFLSHFHSDHYIGLTANWTHGPIYCSKVTGSLVKTQLKTAAKYVVELEFDKTVPVPHTKGVTVTMIPANHCPGSSLFLFEKAMGGGKTHRILHCGDFRACQAHLEHPHLRPETIDAVTGKTKHQKIDVCYLDTTYLNPKYSFPPQKDVIATCAEMSSLLNQALISNDDKEWDSLLRRREGGTPSTSVSKFFTTTTNDPPPPPSKPPTPTAPLNAFTALSGNPQPSQRNRLLILCGTYSIGKERICVGIALALESKIYASPYKLKIVNQLDDPELISLLTPNPQEAQVHLASLSDLNKENLISYLEENRRFGFSRIVGFKPSGWNYRPPSLKSLNIKADMAPGSVPMEQLLYGKAWRSRFRKADLIPMRGSTKEGVLLGVPYSEHSSFRELAIFVMGLRIGRVVPTVNVGSEQSRKRMKGWIDRWIVERGRLKGGRLEVKEGVDGREEEEEEEEEEEGVVYW
- the LSM2 gene encoding U6 snRNA-associated Sm-like protein LSm2 (COG:A; EggNog:ENOG503P571), with translation MLFFSFFKTLIDHEVTVELKNDIRIRGVLKSVDQYLNIKLDNIQVVDELKYPHLSAVKNVFIRGSVVRYVHLPSQSVDIDLLEDATRREAANQAVKAK